In Nitrospiraceae bacterium, the DNA window AGTGCCGAAAGGAACTCTATCGGTTATGACGAATCCTGGGGAACATCCCCTGGCCTTGGTTCACAAGGCTGCAGCAGACATCCCCAAGAAGCGGGAAGAGGCGCTGGCCAGAGCATGGGTCCCCAAGGTGAATGTGCAGAGTTCTTTTTTCGGACGTGGGTCGGGATGGGACAATCGCGGTCATCGGGATGGCGGAGGTGAGGGTCTCTTGCCGGATGTGCCGAATTGGGGGGTTGGTCTGACAGCGACCTTTTCGCTCCTGGATTTTTCGGCCATCCGGGCAGAACAACAGCAGGAGCATTATCGCAATGTGGCGGAAATGGCACGGTATGATCGAGTTATACAAGAACTCACTGCGCAACAGGTGAAGGCGCGTTCAGTCTTGGAGAGTGCCAAGCGTATCGCGGAAAATACCCCTATTCAATTACAAGCGGCTCGTCTTACCGAATCTCAAGCAGAAGCCCAGTTTAAAGCGGGCTTGGCGACGGTTGTTGATGTCGCCGAGGCGCAACGGCTTGTGGTACAAGCGACTGTGGATGATGCCCGCGCCCGTCTCGGAGTGTGGAAATCCTATTTAGCGCTCTCCGGGGCCAAGGGGGATTTGTCGGAGATCTTCCAATTGGTTCGGACCTCTTCCACTATACCTCTCAGAAAATGACCCTTCTGCTTTTTGCCCTTCGTCGTCCCATAACTATCATCGTTCTGGTGTTGGGTATGGCGCTCTTTTCCTATTTGGCGGTCAAGCGGATGCCGATCGATATTTTCCCAGATCTGGGTTTGCCAGCCATTTACGTGGCTCAACCCTATGGGGGGATGGATCCAGCCCAGATGGAAGCCCATCTGGTCTCATTTTATGAATATCATTTTCTGTATTTGACCGGCATTGAACATGTGGAGTCCAAATCCATTCAGGGCGCCGCCTTAATGAAACTGTTTTTTCATCCGGATACCGATATGGATCAAGCCTTAGCTCAAACGGTGGCTTATGTGAATCGATCCCGTGCGTTCATGCCTCCAGGAACCGTGCCGCCATTTATTTCCCGGTTTGATGCGGGAAGCGTGCCGGTGGGGTATTTGGTTTTTCAGAGCGAGACACGCCATCTGAAGGAAATTCAAGACTTGGCCCTCTTTCGCGTACGGCCGATGTTTTCAGCGGTTCCTGGTGTGTCGGCTCCTCCGCCATTTGGTGGGACCGCCCGGACGATCGTTGTGAAAGTGAATCCGGAGCGGTTACGAGCGTTCGGGATGTCTTCGGAAGAAGTGGTGCAGGCGGTCCGTACGGGGAACATGCTATTGCCGGCAGGAAATGTGAGGATCGGAGATATTGCCCATTTGACGCCCGTCAATTCTGTTGTCAGCAACATTGAAGAATTGGAACGGTTGCCGATTCGTGTTGGGGCGGGGCCCACGGTTCTTCTACGCGATGTCGGCATTGTCGAAGATGGAGAGGATATCGTCACCAGTTATGCGATGGTGAATGGTCGGCGTACAGTCTATATTCCGGTGACTAAACGGGCCGATGCTTCGACTATGGCGGTGGTCAACCGAATTCAGACTTCCCTTCCGACTTTTCAAGCTGCCGTGCCAGATGATATTCAAATTAGTTTCGAATTCGATCAATCCACCTATGTGACCCATGCTGTGAAGGCGGTAGTGGTGGAGAGTCTTTTGGGTGCTGTTTTGACCGGATTGGTCGTGTGGCTTTTTCTGAGAAATTGGCGAAGTGCACTGATCGTGGTCATCACCATTCCGTTTGCGCTTTTGTCGGCCGTGGTGGCGCTCTGGGCTTCCGGACAGACAATTAATATGATGTCGTTGGGCGGGTTGGCCCTTGCTGTAGGAATTTTGGTAGATGAATCTACGGTGACAATTGAGCATGTCCATACTCATCTGTCTCGTGGAAAGAGCGTGGCACGGGCGGTTAAAGACTCTCGTGGGGA includes these proteins:
- a CDS encoding TolC family protein, with the translated sequence MTNPGEHPLALVHKAAADIPKKREEALARAWVPKVNVQSSFFGRGSGWDNRGHRDGGGEGLLPDVPNWGVGLTATFSLLDFSAIRAEQQQEHYRNVAEMARYDRVIQELTAQQVKARSVLESAKRIAENTPIQLQAARLTESQAEAQFKAGLATVVDVAEAQRLVVQATVDDARARLGVWKSYLALSGAKGDLSEIFQLVRTSSTIPLRK